Proteins from a genomic interval of Tolypothrix sp. PCC 7712:
- a CDS encoding TniQ family protein, translating into MSTLTLKLYPSWDTQKSPIPPRSRLYNLEPIGIGTPYVESLTSYVIRLAEQHCITTRRLLIKEIAPFMGREPKLSNLRNERNESIGKILGVNRDRTATNGTGLMATNLVRAMSILTKRTDLYFLTLRPWEKVLSKRDLLRHERVWCPSCYQEWRDTNKSIYEPLLWCINVVQICPIHHHPFLSVCPHCLNQQLVLSGDSQTGHCNKCGKWLGSYRYKSGGVNQMKKADEIAWQLYVNHELGELIASAPTIISPIDSNRISQTISNFINQAFQSNQAALSRAISVNQATIGSWCKGKVIPQIDKLLLLSHQMRIKLLDFLTTDILFFDNIACGSSTNQAEQPRKSYKRINSERKQVLNIVLQEVINEYPPPSLEDVAFRLKHYPLCLQNHFPELCQIIKVRHADYKSVSRQQKIQPILELALQEFPPPSFLEISRRLGYKNNSYLYRYFPELSRSISKRYQEYNNAIGKKKRELVCQEIQNVAQLLHSQGQKPTQRRVTQLLTKPGVMRNLWVRSYLREIRQSLGYD; encoded by the coding sequence ATGTCCACATTAACCCTAAAACTTTACCCATCGTGGGATACGCAAAAATCTCCGATTCCACCAAGAAGCCGTTTGTATAATCTAGAGCCAATTGGTATAGGGACTCCTTATGTAGAAAGTTTAACAAGCTATGTCATTAGACTAGCTGAACAACATTGCATCACTACTAGAAGGCTACTGATAAAGGAAATTGCCCCATTTATGGGTAGAGAACCGAAATTATCAAACTTAAGAAATGAAAGAAATGAAAGTATCGGCAAAATACTTGGAGTTAATAGAGATAGAACAGCAACTAATGGAACGGGCTTAATGGCAACTAATTTAGTACGTGCAATGTCCATCCTGACGAAACGAACAGACTTATATTTTCTTACCCTTAGACCTTGGGAAAAGGTGCTTTCTAAAAGGGATTTACTTCGCCATGAGCGTGTTTGGTGTCCTTCTTGTTACCAAGAATGGCGTGATACTAACAAAAGTATTTATGAGCCACTTCTTTGGTGTATTAATGTAGTTCAGATTTGTCCAATCCACCACCATCCTTTTTTATCAGTGTGTCCCCATTGTTTGAATCAACAACTTGTACTTTCTGGTGATTCTCAGACCGGACACTGTAATAAATGCGGTAAATGGCTGGGGAGTTACCGATACAAAAGTGGTGGAGTCAACCAAATGAAAAAAGCGGATGAAATTGCTTGGCAACTTTATGTGAATCACGAATTGGGAGAATTAATCGCATCTGCACCCACTATCATATCTCCGATTGATTCAAATCGGATTAGTCAGACAATTTCTAATTTTATTAATCAAGCATTTCAATCAAATCAAGCTGCTTTATCTCGCGCTATTTCAGTAAATCAAGCAACAATTGGTTCATGGTGTAAAGGAAAAGTAATACCTCAAATAGATAAACTTTTGCTACTAAGTCATCAGATGAGAATCAAATTGCTTGATTTTTTAACAACAGATATTTTATTTTTTGATAATATTGCTTGTGGCTCATCAACAAATCAAGCCGAACAACCAAGAAAGTCCTATAAAAGAATCAATTCCGAGAGAAAGCAAGTTTTAAATATAGTTCTTCAAGAAGTAATTAATGAGTACCCACCACCTTCTTTAGAAGATGTCGCGTTTCGTCTAAAACATTATCCGCTTTGTTTACAGAATCATTTTCCCGAATTATGTCAAATAATAAAAGTTAGACACGCTGATTATAAAAGCGTGAGTAGACAGCAAAAAATTCAACCTATTCTCGAATTAGCACTTCAAGAATTTCCACCTCCTTCATTCCTAGAAATTTCTCGACGACTAGGTTACAAAAATAACAGCTATTTATACAGATATTTTCCTGAACTTTCTCGTTCTATCTCCAAGCGTTACCAAGAATACAATAATGCAATTGGTAAGAAAAAAAGAGAACTTGTATGCCAAGAAATACAAAATGTTGCTCAATTGCTTCATTCACAAGGACAAAAACCTACACAACGTCGGGTTACTCAACTTCTTACCAAGCCGGGAGTGATGCGTAACCTTTGGGTGAGGTCTTACTTACGTGAAATTCGGCAGTCTCTTGGCTATGATTAA
- a CDS encoding ATP-binding protein, with protein MSNQKHFPTALLTQSTTEKLLYFDNYTMAHPRLEEAFNFLKLAVSNSSESRIIFIYGPTGVGKTTLRLLIEKWLVESNLPQLEIDPGCLPFASVEAVVQKSGVFNSKDHIKRCLFALNEPLIEHKIDYGTRGIYRNNSGQIVIESKVIETDLGWALEQALKHRKPKIFFIDEAHHMLMVASGRKLTDLPEAIKSLANRTGVVHGLVGTYELLTLHDVGDQLSRRSVYLHFPRYHADIEQDREVFQSVVWGFQLRMPLQQEPDLVSHWDYCYERSLGCVGILKNWFQNALFDAINEGSDSVELKHLERRALSVAQCRNILKKIKEGENNQAQIEGEVQQLRAELGLPIKSALIDNDIKQVEIQPQQSNSTLRKVQSKVGQPLPKRRQVGT; from the coding sequence ATGTCTAATCAAAAGCATTTTCCCACAGCATTACTGACACAATCAACGACGGAAAAGCTATTGTACTTCGACAATTATACAATGGCACACCCTCGGCTAGAAGAAGCCTTCAATTTTCTCAAACTGGCGGTTAGTAATTCTTCGGAATCACGAATTATCTTTATTTATGGTCCAACAGGGGTTGGCAAAACTACCCTACGTTTACTAATTGAAAAGTGGTTAGTTGAGTCGAATTTACCGCAACTCGAAATTGACCCAGGTTGCTTACCATTCGCATCAGTTGAGGCAGTGGTTCAAAAATCAGGGGTATTTAACTCGAAAGACCATATTAAGCGCTGCTTATTTGCCCTTAATGAACCATTAATTGAACATAAGATAGACTACGGCACACGAGGTATTTATCGGAACAATTCGGGGCAAATTGTGATTGAGTCAAAAGTTATTGAAACAGATTTAGGATGGGCGTTAGAGCAAGCTCTTAAACATCGCAAACCCAAAATATTTTTTATTGATGAAGCTCATCATATGCTAATGGTAGCCTCTGGACGCAAGCTAACAGATTTACCTGAAGCTATAAAGTCATTAGCTAACAGAACTGGAGTTGTACATGGTCTAGTAGGCACATACGAATTATTGACCCTACATGATGTTGGCGACCAGTTAAGCCGACGTAGTGTTTACTTACATTTTCCCCGTTACCATGCTGATATAGAACAAGACAGAGAAGTATTCCAAAGTGTGGTTTGGGGTTTTCAACTAAGGATGCCATTACAGCAAGAGCCTGATTTAGTATCACATTGGGATTACTGTTATGAGCGAAGTTTGGGTTGTGTAGGCATTCTTAAAAACTGGTTTCAGAACGCATTGTTCGATGCAATTAATGAAGGATCTGACTCTGTTGAGCTTAAACATCTAGAACGTCGCGCCTTATCGGTTGCCCAATGTCGAAACATCCTCAAAAAAATTAAAGAAGGAGAGAATAATCAGGCACAAATTGAGGGAGAAGTTCAGCAACTGCGTGCGGAATTGGGCTTACCAATAAAATCTGCGCTAATTGATAACGACATTAAACAAGTTGAGATTCAACCACAACAGAGTAACTCAACTTTGAGAAAAGTGCAGTCTAAAGTCGGACAACCATTACCTAAGCGTCGTCAAGTAGGAACTTGA
- a CDS encoding TnsA endonuclease N-terminal domain-containing protein has product MLTDYEFKKWCSDQKLSKLSILTLTDIRSSEPARRVGGGRKNVSGFYPSKKNQKSIQFESHKVELPFIYELEHDESVLEYYDQPPAFKINYQSKSGRNLGFFYTPDFFVIRASSAGWVECKTEKELQKLLVKQPHRYSFNSDGCWLSPPALSYAAQFGFDFQIFSDAKINWILYRNLTFLEDYYRAIDESKNLRDRSDELIENIVRSQPGITLNQLLDNKLGISADSIYFLIASEQIYIDLGACLLVEPEQCQVFCDREYASSHKSIFLSLRSADTITLPVINLVPKEQINWNGQIYTLIKVGHTQITLRSELGELIDLPVTELESKIRLGQITVNKQMYAGSNPDELNSILRGASQKDLEDANRRYRSIEPILLGQKIENPTVPERTLRDWLAKYKQAQQQYGYGYIGLLNHSHKKGNRNRKLPEQILELINEFITQSYETHKQKRKYEVYGAFCNACVNADIPDDQIPSYKTFISEIKKRSGWQQTCSREGHRAAYPQQSFYWELELTTPKHGDRSLEVCHIDHTKLDIELRCSHTNQVLGRPWATFLVDAYSRRILAVYLTFDPPSYRSCMMVLRICVMRYSRLPQIIVTDNGKEFHSTYFESLLALFECTLKHRPPAASRFSGVCERLFGTANTQFVYNLAGNTQITKKVRLMTKTVNPKNLAIWTLGLLYLYLCEWAYSEYDTTEHPALGMSPSDAFNQGMAKYGLRTHRLIPWDENLRILTLPTTQSQKVKVHPVQGIQIRGIHYWNSAFRDPSIHKTYVAIRYDPFDIGIAYAYVRGQWIECISEYYAAFKGRSEKEIWLATTELQKRKTNHHQEFKVRAKKLAEFLSSAEAEEVLLAQRLRDNQGKEVFKLIECERNKIQFHESLNLIETVAFESSENHNSESVQVESVTQIPTKLQIFDSY; this is encoded by the coding sequence ATGCTCACCGATTACGAGTTTAAAAAATGGTGTAGCGACCAAAAATTATCAAAATTATCAATCTTAACTCTTACGGATATTCGGTCTAGTGAGCCAGCGCGACGAGTTGGGGGTGGAAGAAAGAATGTTTCAGGTTTTTATCCCAGCAAAAAGAATCAAAAAAGCATTCAATTTGAGTCTCATAAAGTCGAGCTTCCCTTTATTTATGAACTAGAGCATGATGAGTCGGTTCTGGAATATTACGACCAACCTCCGGCATTTAAAATAAATTACCAGTCCAAGTCGGGAAGAAATCTTGGATTTTTCTATACCCCGGACTTTTTCGTTATCAGAGCTTCGAGCGCTGGGTGGGTAGAGTGTAAAACAGAAAAAGAATTACAAAAGTTGCTTGTCAAACAGCCTCATCGTTACAGCTTTAATAGTGATGGTTGTTGGTTATCACCACCTGCTTTATCGTATGCCGCACAATTTGGATTTGATTTTCAAATTTTTTCAGATGCTAAAATTAATTGGATTTTATACCGCAATCTAACATTTTTAGAAGATTATTATCGTGCTATTGATGAATCCAAAAATCTGAGGGATAGGTCAGACGAGTTAATTGAAAATATTGTTCGTTCCCAACCAGGGATAACGCTGAATCAATTGCTTGACAATAAGTTAGGAATTAGCGCCGACTCGATTTATTTTTTAATTGCTAGCGAGCAGATTTATATAGATTTAGGGGCGTGCTTACTAGTTGAGCCAGAACAATGCCAAGTTTTTTGTGACCGAGAGTATGCTTCTTCCCATAAATCGATATTTTTGTCATTGCGAAGTGCAGATACAATAACTCTTCCAGTCATAAATTTAGTTCCCAAAGAACAAATAAACTGGAATGGTCAAATCTATACATTGATAAAAGTTGGTCATACACAAATTACTCTGCGCTCTGAATTAGGAGAGTTGATTGACTTACCAGTTACCGAACTAGAGAGTAAAATTCGGCTGGGTCAAATAACAGTTAATAAACAGATGTATGCTGGCAGTAACCCCGACGAATTAAATTCAATATTAAGGGGTGCAAGCCAAAAAGATTTAGAAGATGCTAACCGACGTTACAGAAGTATTGAACCAATATTGTTAGGTCAAAAAATAGAAAATCCAACAGTCCCAGAACGCACTTTAAGGGATTGGCTAGCCAAATATAAACAGGCTCAACAACAGTACGGCTACGGCTATATTGGGCTTTTAAATCACTCCCATAAAAAAGGGAACCGCAACCGGAAGTTACCCGAACAAATCTTAGAATTAATCAATGAATTTATTACGCAAAGCTACGAAACCCACAAACAAAAACGCAAGTACGAGGTATATGGAGCTTTTTGTAATGCTTGCGTCAATGCAGACATTCCAGACGACCAAATTCCTAGCTATAAAACATTTATTAGCGAGATAAAAAAGCGTAGTGGTTGGCAGCAAACTTGTAGCAGAGAAGGACATAGAGCTGCTTACCCACAACAATCGTTTTACTGGGAATTAGAGCTAACAACACCAAAACACGGAGATAGGTCTTTAGAGGTTTGTCATATTGACCACACAAAATTGGACATAGAGCTACGATGTTCACATACAAACCAAGTACTTGGCAGACCTTGGGCTACATTTCTGGTAGACGCTTACAGCAGAAGAATATTAGCAGTTTATTTAACTTTTGACCCTCCGAGTTACCGCAGTTGCATGATGGTACTGCGGATTTGTGTAATGCGCTACTCACGTTTGCCCCAAATCATAGTCACAGACAACGGTAAAGAATTCCACAGTACCTACTTCGAGAGCTTGTTAGCTCTGTTTGAATGCACGCTCAAACACCGTCCCCCTGCTGCATCCCGATTTAGTGGCGTTTGCGAGCGTTTATTTGGAACAGCTAACACTCAATTTGTTTATAACTTAGCTGGTAACACGCAGATTACCAAAAAAGTCAGGTTGATGACCAAAACAGTCAACCCTAAAAATCTAGCAATTTGGACTCTTGGGTTATTGTATCTGTATCTTTGCGAATGGGCTTACTCAGAATATGACACAACAGAACATCCAGCTTTAGGGATGTCTCCTTCTGACGCATTTAATCAAGGTATGGCAAAGTATGGATTAAGAACTCACCGACTCATACCCTGGGACGAAAACTTGAGAATTTTAACTTTACCAACAACACAATCACAGAAAGTAAAAGTTCACCCAGTCCAAGGGATACAAATTCGAGGAATTCATTACTGGAATTCGGCTTTCCGCGACCCTAGTATTCACAAAACGTATGTGGCAATAAGATACGACCCATTTGATATTGGGATTGCTTATGCCTATGTTCGTGGTCAGTGGATTGAATGTATTAGCGAATATTATGCAGCTTTTAAAGGGCGTTCAGAAAAAGAGATTTGGCTGGCAACAACTGAGTTGCAAAAACGTAAAACCAATCATCATCAAGAATTTAAAGTTCGAGCCAAAAAATTAGCAGAATTTCTTTCATCAGCAGAAGCAGAAGAGGTTTTACTTGCACAACGTCTCCGAGATAATCAAGGAAAAGAAGTATTTAAACTCATTGAGTGTGAAAGAAATAAAATTCAATTTCATGAATCATTAAATTTGATAGAAACAGTAGCTTTTGAGTCAAGTGAAAATCACAATTCAGAATCAGTTCAAGTAGAAAGCGTTACTCAAATACCTACTAAACTCCAAATTTTTGATTCTTATTAA
- a CDS encoding HEPN domain-containing protein: protein MDNAKRILVQFWFKKAQRDLNAAQKLAEELPDIAIYHCQQGAEKALKGFLVFHDTESGDTHKY from the coding sequence ATGGACAACGCAAAACGTATTCTGGTACAGTTTTGGTTTAAAAAAGCCCAACGTGATTTAAATGCAGCACAAAAACTAGCTGAAGAATTGCCAGATATAGCTATTTATCATTGTCAACAAGGAGCAGAAAAAGCACTTAAAGGCTTTCTCGTATTTCATGATACCGAATCAGGAGATACTCATAAATATTAA
- a CDS encoding nucleotidyltransferase domain-containing protein, translated as MTPINKSIIAEVTRRLVALLNPEEIILFGSYAWGTPHQYSDLDLCVILPDDIPNFDRIEWGVRAINALDDLMIDVDILIKTKTDIETFKTVPASLTRKIIEQGKLLYGQRKTYSGTVLV; from the coding sequence ATGACACCGATAAACAAATCAATCATTGCAGAAGTTACGCGCCGATTAGTAGCATTACTAAATCCTGAAGAAATTATCCTATTTGGTTCCTATGCTTGGGGAACTCCACATCAATATAGTGATTTAGATTTATGTGTTATTTTACCGGATGATATACCAAACTTTGACCGAATTGAGTGGGGAGTGCGGGCAATCAATGCTCTTGATGATTTAATGATTGATGTTGATATTCTTATAAAAACCAAAACTGATATAGAAACTTTTAAAACAGTTCCCGCATCCCTGACCAGAAAAATAATAGAACAAGGTAAATTACTTTATGGACAACGCAAAACGTATTCTGGTACAGTTTTGGTTTAA
- a CDS encoding PsbP-related protein → MFLTVGVVVIAPIVLGILSQINPKPILSGSKELNGIAIKYPGDWKEMEPNGDFVEAGGDFGGQVSKFTPENYKQVDSCILEITTNINNLSPQLLSVEESKHFAISKIKNINPNSQITDETKSSTTLSNFNAYRLTYTRQEGQCKLQVMEMGTVRNGKIYFITYTAESAKYSQYLPTAEAMIQSFKITGNN, encoded by the coding sequence ATTTTCCTAACTGTAGGTGTAGTAGTAATTGCTCCTATAGTTTTAGGGATTTTATCTCAAATTAATCCAAAACCTATTCTTTCAGGTTCTAAAGAGCTTAATGGCATCGCAATTAAATATCCAGGCGATTGGAAAGAAATGGAACCAAACGGTGATTTTGTGGAAGCAGGGGGTGATTTTGGCGGTCAAGTAAGTAAATTTACACCAGAAAATTACAAGCAGGTTGATTCTTGTATTTTAGAAATAACGACTAATATTAATAACTTATCTCCACAATTGCTATCTGTAGAAGAATCTAAACATTTTGCAATTAGCAAGATTAAAAATATTAATCCAAACTCACAAATTACTGATGAGACTAAATCATCCACAACGCTATCAAACTTTAACGCTTATAGATTAACTTATACTCGGCAGGAAGGACAATGTAAACTCCAGGTTATGGAAATGGGCACTGTGAGGAACGGCAAGATTTACTTTATTACGTATACAGCAGAGTCGGCAAAATATTCTCAGTATTTACCTACTGCTGAAGCGATGATTCAATCATTTAAAATTACAGGAAATAATTAA